A genomic segment from Bradyrhizobium sp. ISRA430 encodes:
- a CDS encoding MarR family transcriptional regulator, giving the protein MPLAREAVELLIQAARAWYFEGDQHGLRDREWMALRFLGRANRFSRTPSALAGFIGATRATASQIVKTLESRSFLVRKPSHEDKRSVVLHVTAQGEKCLNQHDPINHVLNAVAALGADECMRLRDSLTKILNHLDATHQRLDASICRDCMFLAERSPATGKAPANAEFMCRLYRAPISLEETELLCTSFERTRDRPKIEDHLDRARVASQG; this is encoded by the coding sequence ATGCCGTTGGCACGCGAAGCGGTCGAGCTGCTGATTCAGGCGGCGAGGGCTTGGTATTTCGAAGGCGATCAACACGGATTGCGCGACCGGGAATGGATGGCACTGCGCTTCCTCGGCCGCGCCAACCGCTTCTCGCGCACGCCGTCTGCGCTCGCCGGCTTCATCGGCGCCACCAGGGCGACGGCATCGCAGATCGTCAAGACGCTCGAGAGTAGATCCTTCCTGGTGCGAAAGCCGTCGCACGAAGACAAGCGCTCCGTCGTGCTCCACGTCACCGCGCAGGGCGAGAAGTGCCTGAACCAGCACGATCCGATCAATCACGTGCTGAACGCTGTCGCCGCGCTCGGCGCCGATGAGTGCATGAGGCTGCGTGACTCGCTGACGAAGATTCTCAATCACCTCGATGCGACGCATCAGCGGCTCGATGCCAGCATCTGCCGCGACTGCATGTTCCTCGCCGAGCGCAGCCCGGCTACCGGCAAGGCACCTGCAAACGCGGAGTTCATGTGCCGGCTGTACCGCGCGCCCATCTCGCTCGAGGAGACCGAACTCCTCTGCACGAGCTTTGAGCGCACCCGCGACCGTCCGAAAATCGAGGACCATCTCGATCGGGCCCGCGTCGCCAGCCAGGGTTGA
- a CDS encoding 2-dehydropantoate 2-reductase N-terminal domain-containing protein — protein MARNILILGASYGSLLGSKLLMAGHNVTLVCRAKTAELINRDGTEVRIKLRDEAVHRAIFSRDLPGKLDAVTPANVDVSRYDMVGLAMQEPQYTNHTVRTLMVKIAAAKLPCLSIMNMPPLPYLKRIPALADMDLEEAYTNAQVWERFEPGLVTLCSPDPQAFRPPEEAANVLHVGLPTNFKASVFADEKHNKVLRELEADIDAVTLDGHDVPVKLKVFSSLFVPLAKWSMLLTGNYRCITPHDPQSIRDAVHGDLARSQTIYDHVDAIARRLGADPQDQVPFAKYAKAAESLLKPSSAARAVAGGAPFIERVDLLVKLISHQLGTPNAEIDRTVEIVDQKLNEKIVQGGSGAQ, from the coding sequence ATGGCGCGCAACATTCTGATCTTGGGGGCTTCTTACGGCTCGCTGCTGGGCTCGAAGCTGTTGATGGCGGGGCACAACGTGACCCTGGTCTGCCGCGCCAAGACCGCCGAGCTCATCAACCGCGACGGTACCGAGGTGCGCATCAAGCTGCGCGACGAGGCGGTGCACCGCGCGATCTTCTCGCGAGACCTGCCCGGCAAGCTGGATGCGGTGACGCCCGCCAATGTCGACGTCTCGCGTTACGACATGGTCGGCCTCGCGATGCAGGAGCCGCAATACACCAACCACACCGTCCGGACTCTCATGGTCAAGATTGCCGCGGCGAAGCTGCCGTGCCTCTCGATCATGAACATGCCGCCGCTGCCCTACCTCAAGCGGATTCCAGCACTCGCAGACATGGACCTCGAGGAGGCCTACACCAATGCACAGGTGTGGGAGCGGTTCGAGCCGGGCCTGGTGACGCTGTGCTCACCCGATCCGCAGGCATTCCGTCCGCCGGAAGAAGCGGCGAACGTGCTGCATGTCGGCCTGCCGACGAACTTCAAGGCCTCGGTGTTTGCGGACGAGAAGCACAACAAGGTGCTGCGCGAGCTTGAAGCCGACATCGATGCGGTCACGCTCGACGGTCACGACGTGCCGGTGAAGCTGAAAGTGTTCTCTTCGCTGTTCGTGCCGCTGGCGAAATGGTCGATGCTGCTCACCGGCAACTATCGCTGCATCACGCCGCACGATCCGCAGTCGATCCGCGACGCCGTGCACGGCGATCTCGCACGCTCGCAGACGATCTACGATCATGTCGACGCGATCGCCCGGCGCCTCGGTGCCGACCCGCAGGACCAGGTGCCGTTCGCAAAATACGCCAAGGCCGCCGAGAGCCTGCTCAAGCCGTCATCGGCGGCGCGGGCGGTGGCGGGCGGCGCCCCCTTCATCGAACGCGTCGACCTCCTGGTGAAGCTGATCTCGCATCAACTTGGCACGCCCAATGCCGAGATCGATCGCACGGTCGAGATCGTGGATCAGAAGCTGAACGAGAAGATCGTGCAGGGCGGATCCGGCGCGCAATGA
- a CDS encoding YkgJ family cysteine cluster protein codes for MDQATLQVVRAVEAGATTMKGILDATGLSRLKVERALNALEKQKLLVRDGQGFKPVGRQAPPPPSRQCGSCNACCDILEVAAVDKPVNQLCKHWQTGTGCTIYDRRPQMCRSFVCAWLQGHLDDDWFPEKAGLVVHFSQDAVNVTVDDHCPDRWREEPYFSKLSEWSLNGIRRIGNRGYATLVVSGPDRFLLLGRTIVPDPTLFGTAFLPLTSDTFRFWRAKSPEHLQRLHERVAEIERIRQEFGSCAIPENEDDDPHPPYRPALLRLSNLAGA; via the coding sequence ATGGATCAGGCGACGTTGCAGGTCGTTCGCGCGGTGGAGGCGGGCGCGACGACGATGAAGGGGATCCTTGACGCGACCGGATTGTCCCGCCTCAAGGTCGAGCGCGCGCTGAACGCCCTGGAGAAGCAGAAGCTTCTCGTTCGCGATGGCCAGGGCTTCAAGCCCGTCGGTCGACAGGCACCGCCGCCGCCTTCCCGACAATGCGGATCGTGCAATGCCTGCTGCGACATTCTCGAGGTTGCTGCCGTCGACAAACCGGTGAACCAGTTGTGCAAACATTGGCAGACGGGAACGGGATGCACCATCTATGACCGCCGTCCGCAGATGTGCCGTTCATTTGTCTGCGCCTGGCTGCAAGGCCATCTCGACGATGACTGGTTTCCCGAAAAGGCGGGGCTCGTGGTGCATTTCAGCCAGGACGCCGTCAACGTGACGGTTGATGACCATTGTCCCGATCGCTGGCGCGAAGAGCCCTACTTCAGCAAATTGTCCGAGTGGTCACTGAACGGGATCAGGCGGATCGGAAACCGCGGCTATGCGACCCTCGTCGTCTCCGGGCCCGACAGATTCCTGCTGCTCGGCCGCACCATCGTCCCCGATCCCACGCTGTTCGGCACCGCGTTCCTGCCCCTGACGTCGGACACGTTCCGTTTCTGGAGAGCGAAGTCGCCCGAGCATTTGCAGCGGCTGCACGAGCGCGTCGCCGAGATCGAGCGCATCCGGCAGGAATTCGGCTCCTGCGCCATCCCTGAAAATGAGGATGACGATCCTCACCCGCCCTACCGGCCCGCCCTGCTCCGATTGTCGAATCTGGCGGGCGCCTGA
- a CDS encoding ATP-binding protein, protein MTVAIEMGQTTAGAAAAMDLEELLATRLLVQGNSGSGKSHLLRRLLEQSAPWVQQAIIDPEGDFVTLAEHFGHLVIDAEDHTERGLQVAGERARLHRVSTVLNLEGLDAENQMRRAAAFLGGLFDIDRDHWYPMLVVVDEAQLFAPAVAGEVSDEARKLSLGAMTNLMCRGRKRGLAGIIATQRLAKLAKNVAAEASNFLMGRTFLDIDMARAADLLGMERRQAETFRDLERGQFMALGPALSRRPLRLNIGPTDTKPRNATPRLLPLPEATLEDARAVILAAPPPEANRPQRRPAPDLLEQLRAAKSAATEARPEAIELPVSAEELAERRERVDRTLRAVLAEPDAGFRAIGVLYQEFVVRCRIEGLGSAVPDLNEFRRMLTHARAGLGTELAEDDAWQEVTLRASILPDDMQGVFMMIARAAKEGWPCPGDAAIARAYGSHSLRRAQRLLGYMEEQGLIVCQLDGGGRRIVTLVELAWATAPGDPNGDDLPVEQAQSAASA, encoded by the coding sequence ATGACGGTTGCGATCGAGATGGGGCAGACCACGGCGGGCGCCGCGGCAGCCATGGACCTCGAGGAGCTGCTCGCCACCCGCCTCCTGGTGCAGGGCAATTCCGGCTCCGGCAAATCGCATCTCTTGCGGCGCCTCCTGGAGCAGAGCGCGCCCTGGGTACAGCAGGCCATCATCGATCCCGAAGGCGATTTCGTCACGCTGGCCGAGCACTTCGGCCACCTCGTGATCGACGCAGAGGATCATACCGAGCGCGGGCTTCAGGTCGCCGGCGAGCGCGCGCGGCTGCACCGCGTTTCCACCGTGCTCAATCTCGAAGGGTTGGATGCCGAGAACCAGATGCGGCGCGCGGCGGCGTTTCTCGGCGGCCTGTTCGACATCGATCGCGACCACTGGTATCCGATGCTCGTGGTTGTGGACGAGGCGCAGCTATTCGCGCCGGCGGTTGCGGGCGAAGTATCGGACGAGGCGCGCAAGCTTTCATTGGGTGCCATGACCAACCTGATGTGCCGCGGCCGCAAGCGCGGACTTGCCGGCATCATCGCGACCCAGCGGCTGGCGAAGCTCGCCAAGAACGTCGCGGCGGAAGCCTCGAATTTCCTGATGGGCCGCACCTTCCTCGACATCGACATGGCGCGCGCCGCCGACCTCCTCGGCATGGAGCGGCGGCAGGCGGAAACCTTTCGCGATCTCGAGCGCGGACAGTTCATGGCGCTGGGACCGGCACTGTCGCGCCGGCCCTTGCGCCTCAATATCGGTCCGACCGACACTAAGCCGCGCAATGCCACGCCACGGCTATTGCCGCTGCCCGAGGCGACGCTGGAGGATGCACGCGCGGTGATCCTCGCCGCGCCGCCGCCGGAGGCGAACCGCCCACAGCGCCGGCCCGCGCCGGATCTGCTGGAGCAGCTCAGGGCGGCGAAGTCCGCTGCGACGGAAGCCCGCCCCGAGGCGATCGAGCTGCCGGTCAGCGCGGAGGAGCTCGCGGAGCGGCGCGAACGCGTCGACCGCACCTTGCGCGCCGTGCTGGCCGAACCCGACGCCGGCTTCCGCGCCATCGGCGTGCTCTATCAGGAGTTCGTGGTCCGCTGCCGCATCGAGGGGCTCGGCTCGGCCGTGCCCGACCTCAACGAATTCCGCCGCATGCTGACGCATGCGCGCGCCGGGCTCGGCACCGAGCTCGCCGAGGACGACGCATGGCAGGAAGTTACGCTGCGCGCCTCGATCCTGCCTGACGACATGCAGGGCGTGTTCATGATGATCGCCCGCGCGGCCAAGGAAGGCTGGCCCTGCCCGGGCGATGCCGCGATCGCACGCGCCTATGGCTCGCATTCGCTGCGCCGCGCGCAGCGGCTGCTCGGCTACATGGAGGAGCAGGGCCTGATCGTCTGCCAGCTCGACGGCGGTGGACGCAGGATCGTGACTCTGGTGGAGCTCGCCTGGGCGACCGCGCCGGGCGATCCCAACGGCGATGACTTGCCGGTAGAGCAGGCTCAGAGCGCAGCGTCTGCTTGA
- a CDS encoding HoxN/HupN/NixA family nickel/cobalt transporter, which yields MTKWSLRVVEPKAVLLFGGLVIANIAAWVWAFALFADRPAVMATALLAWVFGLRHAVDADHIAAIDNVVRKLMHVGEVPRSAGLYFALGHSTVVVVATMLLALGVVGLGGDSLLKSIGGLIGSSVSAIFLLVIAILNLVIFIGLWRTFRAARTHGIHDAEGLDALLANRGFLARLLGPMFRLVTKPCHMYPLGLLFGLGFDTATEIGLLGISATEAARGVSLAHVLVFPALFTAGMALVDTADSALMVSAYRWAFVDPLRKLWYNLTITGASVAVALFIGGIEALGLIGDRLDRSGGVWSLIDGLNQSLANVGFAVIALFAIAWLVSIVLYRRVFTDNQAQADAAL from the coding sequence GTGACGAAGTGGTCTTTGCGGGTGGTCGAGCCCAAAGCGGTGCTGCTGTTCGGCGGGCTCGTCATCGCCAATATCGCCGCATGGGTCTGGGCCTTCGCGCTGTTCGCCGACCGGCCCGCGGTAATGGCGACCGCGCTGCTTGCTTGGGTGTTCGGCCTCCGCCACGCCGTGGACGCCGACCACATCGCCGCCATCGACAATGTCGTGCGCAAGCTGATGCATGTGGGCGAGGTGCCGCGATCCGCGGGACTGTATTTCGCGCTCGGCCATTCCACGGTCGTGGTGGTCGCGACCATGCTGCTTGCGCTCGGCGTGGTCGGTCTTGGCGGTGACAGTCTGCTCAAATCCATCGGCGGCCTGATCGGCAGCTCGGTCTCCGCGATCTTCCTGCTCGTGATCGCGATCCTCAATCTCGTCATCTTCATCGGCCTGTGGCGGACGTTTCGCGCGGCGCGCACGCATGGGATTCATGACGCCGAAGGGCTCGATGCGCTGCTCGCCAATCGCGGATTTCTGGCGCGGTTGCTCGGCCCGATGTTCCGTCTGGTGACGAAACCCTGCCACATGTATCCGCTCGGACTGTTGTTCGGGCTCGGCTTCGACACCGCGACTGAGATCGGGCTGCTCGGCATCTCCGCCACCGAGGCCGCGCGCGGCGTTTCGCTTGCGCATGTCCTGGTATTCCCCGCTCTGTTCACCGCCGGCATGGCGCTGGTCGACACCGCCGACTCGGCGCTGATGGTGAGCGCTTATCGCTGGGCCTTCGTCGATCCCTTGCGAAAGCTCTGGTACAACCTCACCATCACCGGCGCCTCCGTCGCGGTTGCCCTGTTCATCGGCGGCATCGAGGCGCTTGGCCTGATCGGCGACCGCCTTGATCGCTCCGGCGGGGTGTGGTCGCTGATCGACGGCCTCAATCAGTCACTTGCGAATGTCGGCTTCGCAGTGATCGCGCTGTTCGCAATCGCCTGGCTGGTCTCGATCGTGCTCTATCGCCGAGTCTTTACGGACAACCAAGCTCAAGCAGACGCTGCGCTCTGA
- a CDS encoding ABC transporter ATP-binding protein, whose protein sequence is MTSTADPLLALSGVNTFYGQAQVHFDLSISVARGHIVCLLGGNASGKSTTMKIILGLVKPRSGEVTFDGAPLLGLSTPQIVRRGIASVPEARRLFSEMSARENILMGAFVRNDRAAVAQDLERMLTLFPKLGRRLSQRAGSLSGGEQQMVAMARALMSRPRMIVMDEPTMGLSPLYVDRVLELIRTINQEGVSVFMVEQNASLALEIAHEAYVLQTGKIVLSGPARTLKDDPRVRDAYLGGSEAA, encoded by the coding sequence ATGACGAGCACCGCCGATCCGTTGCTGGCGCTGTCGGGCGTCAACACCTTCTACGGCCAGGCGCAGGTGCATTTCGACCTGTCGATCAGCGTCGCGCGCGGCCACATCGTCTGTCTGCTCGGCGGTAACGCCAGCGGCAAATCGACCACGATGAAGATCATCCTTGGTCTGGTGAAGCCGCGCTCGGGCGAGGTGACCTTCGACGGCGCCCCGCTGCTCGGACTTTCCACGCCGCAGATCGTCCGCCGCGGCATCGCCTCGGTGCCGGAGGCGCGGCGGCTGTTTTCGGAAATGAGCGCCAGGGAGAATATCCTGATGGGTGCGTTCGTGCGCAACGACCGAGCCGCGGTGGCGCAGGACCTCGAGCGGATGCTGACGCTGTTTCCAAAACTCGGCCGGCGGCTGTCGCAGCGCGCCGGCTCGTTGTCGGGCGGCGAGCAGCAGATGGTCGCCATGGCCCGCGCGCTGATGAGCCGCCCGCGGATGATCGTGATGGACGAGCCGACCATGGGCCTGTCGCCGCTCTATGTCGACCGCGTGCTGGAGCTGATCAGGACCATCAACCAGGAAGGCGTGTCGGTCTTCATGGTCGAGCAGAACGCCAGCCTCGCGCTCGAGATCGCGCATGAAGCCTATGTCCTGCAGACCGGCAAGATCGTGCTCTCCGGCCCGGCGCGGACGCTGAAGGACGATCCCCGCGTGCGCGACGCCTATCTGGGCGGCTCTGAGGCCGCATAA
- a CDS encoding ABC transporter ATP-binding protein, protein MDAHLTTASGAPMLSVRGLTRRFGGLTAVDAIDLDLAKGELVSIIGPNGAGKTTLFNLVTGHDRPDAGEVRLEGRDITGLAPETLAGQGIARTFQLGRVFGNLSVMDNVLIGAHTRLRAVKPAVPVIGPLLELGLALLRPASVRAEEERLREEVKVILARFGERLLPRIDQPAYSLSYANRRRVEIARALALKPHLLLLDEPTAGMNPTETAEMQALIAELKAEGLTILLIEHKLEMVMRLSDRVMVMDEGKKIAEGLGEDVRNDPKVIEAYLGHGLSQGEEQETAA, encoded by the coding sequence ATGGACGCGCATCTCACGACTGCCTCCGGCGCTCCGATGCTGTCCGTGCGCGGACTGACGCGGCGGTTCGGCGGCCTGACTGCCGTCGACGCCATCGATCTCGACCTCGCCAAGGGCGAGCTCGTCAGCATCATCGGCCCGAACGGCGCCGGCAAGACGACTCTGTTCAACCTCGTGACCGGGCACGACCGGCCCGATGCCGGCGAGGTTCGTCTCGAAGGGCGGGACATCACCGGCCTTGCGCCGGAAACGCTGGCCGGGCAGGGCATCGCGCGCACGTTCCAGCTCGGCCGTGTCTTCGGCAATCTCAGCGTCATGGACAACGTCCTGATCGGTGCCCACACGCGGCTGCGCGCGGTCAAGCCGGCGGTGCCGGTGATCGGCCCGCTCCTGGAATTGGGGCTGGCGCTGCTGCGCCCGGCGAGCGTCAGGGCCGAGGAGGAGCGCCTGCGCGAGGAGGTGAAGGTCATTCTCGCGCGCTTCGGCGAGCGTTTGTTGCCGCGGATCGATCAGCCGGCCTATAGCCTCTCTTATGCCAACCGTCGCCGCGTCGAGATCGCGCGGGCGCTTGCGCTGAAGCCGCACCTGTTGCTGCTCGATGAACCCACCGCCGGCATGAACCCGACCGAGACCGCGGAGATGCAGGCGCTGATTGCCGAGCTGAAGGCGGAGGGCCTGACCATCCTCTTGATCGAGCACAAGCTCGAAATGGTCATGCGCCTGTCCGACCGCGTCATGGTCATGGACGAGGGCAAGAAGATCGCGGAAGGCCTGGGCGAAGACGTGCGCAACGATCCCAAGGTCATCGAGGCCTATCTCGGTCATGGCCTGTCGCAGGGCGAGGAGCAGGAGACAGCGGCATGA
- a CDS encoding ABC transporter permease, whose product MSSWLDYTINGLIVGNVYALVAVGLALIFGVSRLINFAQGSIYLVGAYIGWVAVVQLHTPLPLTIIVVAVAAALVGLIIERFGLRPLQNSARIAPLLATIGISFVLDQIVMLTFSPNPRALPSQLPDVRFQVGNGTIGPLDLLIAGVGITSALLLFVFLRYSKLGWAVRATAQDRDAAMQMGVDVNRVNQAVFGIAAALGGVSGMLVGMYYNQIDTAMSLQATLKGVVAEVVGGAGNVPGAVVGSLLLGLVESYGVAVFGTSYRNLFAFLLLVLVLVLRPNGLFASARQAPPEPLTGTFIAPSRPVRIPRWALAVAVGGFAILPLFPVSFYVLQTLINAWLLGMLALSLTLVAGTIGQVSLGHAALLAIGAYTSALLSLSLSVPVGLAVIAGGLMSAALGTTLISPSFRLRGHYVSIATLAIGEIVSLVILNWEGVTRGPIGISGIPPLSLFGYDLISASSVYWFSLAVMIVLALLQGRLLTSHLGRSFRAIRDDDIAARAYGLSLNRYKSLAFIFGGFAAGVSGAIAAHLYSYINHETFNTQQSILALTVVILGGLGNVVGAVVGSVALVGLPEVFRIAAEYRILIYGIVLLLLVRFRPQGLLGTI is encoded by the coding sequence GTGTCCTCCTGGCTCGACTACACGATCAATGGGCTGATCGTCGGCAATGTGTATGCCCTCGTTGCGGTCGGGCTCGCGCTGATCTTCGGCGTCAGCCGCCTGATCAATTTCGCCCAGGGCTCGATCTATCTCGTCGGCGCCTATATCGGCTGGGTGGCGGTGGTGCAGCTCCACACGCCGCTTCCCCTCACCATCATCGTGGTCGCGGTCGCCGCCGCGCTCGTCGGACTGATCATCGAGCGATTCGGCCTGCGTCCCCTGCAGAATTCGGCGCGCATCGCGCCGCTGCTCGCGACGATCGGCATCAGCTTCGTGCTCGACCAGATCGTTATGCTCACCTTTTCGCCCAACCCGCGCGCGCTGCCGAGCCAGCTCCCCGACGTCCGCTTCCAGGTAGGCAATGGAACGATCGGCCCGCTCGACCTCTTGATCGCCGGCGTCGGCATCACCAGTGCGCTGCTGCTGTTCGTGTTCCTGCGCTACAGCAAGCTCGGCTGGGCGGTGCGTGCCACCGCGCAGGACCGCGACGCGGCCATGCAGATGGGCGTCGACGTCAACCGCGTGAACCAGGCCGTGTTCGGCATCGCCGCCGCGCTCGGCGGCGTCTCCGGCATGCTGGTCGGCATGTACTACAACCAGATCGACACGGCGATGAGCCTGCAGGCGACGCTGAAAGGCGTCGTCGCCGAGGTGGTCGGCGGTGCCGGCAACGTCCCCGGCGCCGTGGTCGGCAGTCTGCTGCTCGGACTTGTCGAAAGCTACGGCGTCGCCGTATTCGGCACCAGCTATCGCAACCTGTTTGCATTCCTGCTGCTGGTGCTGGTGCTCGTGTTGCGGCCGAACGGCCTGTTCGCAAGTGCTCGGCAGGCGCCGCCCGAGCCGCTCACCGGCACTTTCATTGCACCGAGCCGTCCCGTTCGCATTCCCCGTTGGGCCTTGGCTGTCGCCGTCGGCGGCTTTGCGATCCTGCCGCTGTTTCCGGTGTCGTTCTACGTGCTGCAGACCCTGATCAACGCCTGGCTGCTCGGCATGCTCGCGCTCAGCCTGACGCTGGTTGCGGGCACGATCGGCCAGGTCTCGCTCGGACACGCGGCGCTGCTGGCGATCGGCGCCTATACGTCGGCGTTGCTGTCGCTGAGCCTGTCCGTTCCTGTCGGTCTTGCCGTCATCGCCGGCGGCCTGATGAGCGCCGCGCTCGGCACGACGCTGATCTCGCCGTCATTCCGCCTGCGCGGGCATTACGTGTCGATCGCGACGCTCGCCATCGGCGAGATCGTGTCGCTGGTGATCCTGAACTGGGAGGGCGTGACGCGCGGTCCCATCGGCATTTCCGGGATTCCGCCCTTGTCGCTGTTCGGCTATGACCTGATCAGCGCGTCGTCGGTCTACTGGTTCAGCCTTGCCGTCATGATCGTGCTGGCACTGCTGCAGGGGCGGTTGCTCACCTCGCATCTTGGCCGCAGCTTCCGCGCCATTCGCGACGACGACATCGCTGCACGCGCCTACGGCCTCAGCCTGAACCGCTACAAGTCGCTGGCCTTCATCTTCGGCGGCTTCGCTGCAGGCGTCAGCGGCGCCATCGCCGCGCATCTTTATTCCTACATCAATCACGAGACCTTCAACACGCAGCAATCCATCCTGGCGTTGACGGTCGTGATCCTCGGCGGCCTTGGCAATGTGGTCGGCGCCGTCGTCGGATCGGTGGCGCTGGTCGGCTTGCCCGAGGTGTTCCGGATCGCGGCGGAATACCGCATCCTGATCTACGGCATCGTGCTCCTGCTGCTGGTGCGGTTCAGGCCGCAGGGCCTGTTGGGGACGATCTGA
- a CDS encoding ABC transporter substrate-binding protein — MSNIDRRTLVKGSLATMMAGAAFSRTAFAQSSEPILLGVSGPLTGPNAQYGTQWKQGFDLALDEIHAAGGINGRKLAYNFEDSQSDPRQSVAIAQKFVSDSRIVMELGDFSSPASMAASPIYQRGGLVQFGFTNSHPDFTKGGDFMWSTSVSQADEQPLLAQYAVKRLGLKKLAVLHLNTDWGRTSRDYFVKAAKEYGAEVAITEGYIAEERDFRSTLVRVRDASPDGLILISYYSDGALIARQARQVGLKQTICAASSVYSPKFLELGGEAVEDVHLGTRYFPEDPRPEVKKFIAGFKAKYSGQEPDAFNAYAYDAMNMAAAVVRIGGTDRRAIRDAFTKVRDVSSVIFGAATFDVETRRVKGAMNAELVVRKGQFALWDGKPT, encoded by the coding sequence ATGAGCAACATCGATCGTCGTACCCTGGTCAAGGGCTCTCTTGCCACCATGATGGCGGGAGCGGCCTTCTCGCGCACGGCCTTCGCGCAATCGTCCGAGCCGATCTTGCTCGGTGTCAGCGGTCCCCTGACCGGGCCGAACGCGCAATACGGCACGCAGTGGAAGCAAGGCTTCGATCTCGCGCTGGATGAGATCCACGCGGCCGGCGGCATCAACGGCCGCAAGCTTGCCTACAATTTCGAGGACAGCCAGAGCGATCCGCGCCAGTCGGTGGCGATCGCCCAGAAGTTCGTCTCCGATTCCAGGATCGTCATGGAGCTCGGTGACTTCTCCAGCCCGGCGTCGATGGCGGCATCTCCAATCTATCAGCGGGGAGGGCTGGTGCAGTTCGGCTTCACCAACTCGCATCCCGACTTCACCAAGGGCGGCGATTTCATGTGGAGCACCTCCGTCAGCCAGGCCGACGAGCAGCCGCTGCTGGCGCAATATGCCGTGAAGCGCTTGGGCCTCAAGAAGCTCGCCGTGCTGCACCTCAACACCGATTGGGGCCGCACCAGCCGCGACTATTTCGTCAAGGCGGCCAAGGAGTATGGTGCTGAGGTCGCGATCACCGAGGGCTATATTGCGGAGGAGCGCGATTTCCGCTCCACCCTGGTGCGCGTCCGCGACGCCAGTCCCGACGGGCTGATCCTGATCTCCTACTATTCCGATGGCGCGCTGATCGCGCGTCAGGCCCGCCAGGTCGGGCTGAAGCAGACGATCTGCGCCGCTAGCTCGGTCTACTCGCCGAAATTTTTGGAGCTCGGCGGCGAGGCGGTCGAGGACGTCCATCTCGGCACCCGCTATTTCCCCGAGGATCCGCGGCCGGAGGTGAAGAAATTCATCGCGGGCTTCAAGGCGAAATACAGCGGGCAGGAGCCCGACGCCTTCAACGCCTATGCCTATGATGCAATGAACATGGCGGCTGCCGTCGTGCGGATCGGCGGCACCGATCGCCGCGCCATCCGCGACGCCTTCACCAAGGTCCGCGATGTCTCGAGCGTCATCTTCGGGGCCGCGACGTTCGACGTCGAGACCCGCCGCGTCAAAGGCGCCATGAACGCCGAGCTCGTCGTCCGCAAGGGGCAGTTCGCGCTTTGGGATGGCAAGCCGACCTGA
- a CDS encoding alkylhydroperoxidase domain protein, which translates to MSAANTVNPPVVFTQDELGWVAWIDPLPEAELTERHFAGLVDRARAKSEYFRLLVRDPEVLEARTKTDKDIFYNVADGLPRAERELAAAATSRYNGCIYCAAVHARFASTYSKRRDDVQRLLDEGIKADLGERWNAVVKTSVALATTPIAFGKDNIEELRSAGLDDAEIVDVINGASFFNWANRLMLSLGEPTK; encoded by the coding sequence ATGAGCGCTGCAAACACAGTCAATCCACCGGTCGTGTTCACCCAGGATGAGCTCGGCTGGGTGGCATGGATCGATCCGCTGCCCGAGGCTGAGCTGACTGAGCGGCACTTCGCGGGCCTCGTCGATCGCGCCCGCGCCAAGTCCGAATATTTCCGTCTCCTGGTGCGCGATCCCGAAGTGTTGGAAGCCCGCACCAAGACCGACAAGGATATTTTCTACAACGTGGCGGACGGCTTGCCGCGCGCCGAGCGCGAGCTCGCGGCGGCAGCGACCTCGCGCTACAACGGCTGCATCTATTGCGCCGCCGTGCATGCGCGCTTTGCCAGCACCTACTCGAAGCGCCGCGACGACGTGCAGCGCCTGCTCGACGAGGGCATCAAGGCCGATCTCGGCGAGCGCTGGAATGCGGTGGTGAAGACTTCCGTCGCGCTGGCGACGACGCCGATCGCATTCGGAAAAGACAACATCGAAGAGCTGCGCAGCGCTGGTCTCGACGATGCTGAAATCGTCGACGTCATCAACGGCGCGTCGTTCTTCAACTGGGCCAACAGGCTAATGCTTTCGCTCGGCGAGCCGACAAAATAG